The Martelella sp. AD-3 genome includes a region encoding these proteins:
- a CDS encoding ABC transporter ATP-binding protein produces the protein MNQTPLLSVRDLSVAFRQGEVDNLAVDRISFDINPGEVVALVGESGSGKSATAASVLRLLPYPAASHPSGEILFEGRDLLKADDRTLRQVRGGDITQIFQEPMTSLNPLHTVEKQVGETLALHAGLTGAPARKRVLELLHEVGIREAEKRLGAFPHELSGGQRQRVMIAMALANRPKLLIADEPTTALDVTVQAQILKLLKSLQRDHGMSMLFITHDLGIVRKFADRVCVMTDGKIVEHGPVAEIFDNPQHAYTRHLLAAEPKGEPPAHDPDREVVVEAENVKVWFPVKTGLLRKTVDHVKAVNGISLKLRAGETLGVVGESGSGKTTLGLALTRMIASEGRIAFVGKDINAYSFKAMKPLREAMQIVFQDPYGSLSPRMSVGEIVAEGLKIHERSLTLAEREARVGAALEEVGLDAATRWRYPHEFSGGQRQRIAIARAMVLKPRFVMLDEPTSALDMSVQAQVVDLLSDLQKKHNLAYLFISHDLKVVRALANEIIVMRFGEVVERGPAADVFENPKADYTKALLAAAFDIEPVEAD, from the coding sequence ATGAACCAGACGCCGCTTCTTTCCGTTCGTGACCTCTCCGTCGCCTTTCGTCAGGGCGAGGTCGACAATCTCGCCGTCGATCGAATTTCCTTCGATATCAACCCGGGTGAAGTGGTGGCGCTGGTGGGCGAATCGGGCTCCGGAAAATCGGCGACGGCGGCCTCGGTGCTGCGCCTTCTGCCCTATCCCGCCGCCAGCCACCCAAGCGGGGAAATCCTGTTTGAGGGCCGCGATCTTTTGAAGGCCGATGACCGGACTTTGAGACAGGTGCGCGGCGGCGATATCACCCAGATATTCCAGGAGCCGATGACTTCGCTGAACCCGCTGCATACGGTTGAAAAACAGGTGGGCGAGACGCTGGCGCTGCATGCGGGGCTCACCGGCGCGCCGGCGCGCAAACGGGTGCTCGAACTGCTGCACGAGGTTGGCATCCGCGAGGCGGAAAAGCGGCTCGGCGCCTTCCCGCACGAGCTTTCCGGCGGCCAGCGCCAGCGCGTGATGATCGCCATGGCGCTTGCCAACCGGCCGAAGCTGCTGATTGCCGACGAGCCGACCACGGCGCTCGATGTGACGGTGCAGGCGCAGATTCTGAAGCTTCTGAAAAGCCTGCAGCGCGATCACGGCATGTCGATGCTGTTCATCACCCATGATCTCGGCATCGTGCGCAAGTTCGCCGACCGGGTCTGCGTGATGACCGACGGCAAGATCGTCGAGCACGGGCCGGTTGCCGAGATCTTCGACAATCCGCAGCATGCCTACACAAGGCACCTGCTCGCCGCCGAGCCGAAGGGCGAGCCGCCGGCGCATGATCCCGACCGCGAGGTCGTGGTCGAGGCCGAAAACGTCAAGGTCTGGTTTCCGGTGAAAACGGGACTGTTGCGCAAGACGGTCGACCATGTGAAGGCGGTCAACGGCATTTCGCTGAAGCTGCGCGCCGGCGAGACGCTTGGCGTTGTCGGCGAATCGGGGTCCGGCAAGACGACGCTTGGTCTGGCGCTGACCCGGATGATCGCCTCGGAAGGCAGGATTGCCTTCGTCGGCAAGGATATCAATGCCTATTCCTTCAAGGCGATGAAGCCGCTCCGGGAAGCGATGCAGATCGTGTTTCAGGACCCTTACGGCTCGCTTTCGCCGCGCATGTCGGTGGGCGAGATCGTCGCCGAGGGACTGAAGATCCACGAGCGCTCGCTCACCTTGGCCGAGCGCGAGGCGCGGGTGGGCGCGGCGCTGGAAGAGGTCGGCCTCGACGCCGCGACCCGCTGGCGCTATCCGCACGAGTTTTCCGGCGGCCAGCGCCAGAGGATCGCGATTGCCCGCGCCATGGTGCTCAAGCCCCGCTTCGTCATGCTGGACGAACCGACCTCGGCGCTGGACATGAGCGTGCAGGCGCAGGTGGTGGACCTTCTCTCCGACCTGCAGAAGAAGCACAATCTCGCCTATCTGTTCATCTCGCATGACCTGAAGGTCGTGCGTGCGCTCGCCAACGAGATCATCGTCATGCGCTTCGGCGAAGTGGTCGAGCGCGGCCCGGCGGCGGACGTGTTCGAAAACCCGAAGGCCGATTACACCAAGGCGCTGCTTGCCGCCGCCTTCGATATCGAGCCGGTGGAGGCGGATTGA
- a CDS encoding glyoxylate/hydroxypyruvate reductase A, protein MPKAPVLVDLKFSGRAMIVEALGSFFSDRPVIDLADPQTKGRDLSDCRYGVLWKPDDDLFSRAPNLEVLFSGGAGVERVLALQGLPDIPLVRFVDPSLTRRMSEYVVLQCLHHARRMPDYARLKAEKDWQPLPPAEAGDFTVGIMGLGVLGQDAAAKLKIMGFNVIGWSRRKKEIDGVECFDARGLDDFLSGTDILVGLLPLTDETAGIFSRALFEKLRRSGPLGSPVLINAGRGGSQVEADLLAALDEGVLHGASLDVFETEPLPATSPLWAHERVVVTPHVASDTDVRALFAHVERQIARFEAGEPLQHVVNRAAGY, encoded by the coding sequence ATGCCCAAAGCCCCCGTCCTCGTCGACCTCAAATTCTCCGGCCGCGCCATGATCGTCGAAGCGCTTGGGTCTTTCTTTTCCGACCGGCCGGTGATCGATCTCGCTGATCCGCAAACGAAGGGCCGCGATCTTTCCGATTGCCGCTATGGCGTCTTGTGGAAGCCGGATGATGATCTGTTTTCGCGCGCGCCCAATCTGGAAGTGCTTTTTTCCGGCGGGGCGGGGGTCGAGCGGGTGCTGGCGCTTCAGGGTCTGCCGGATATCCCCCTCGTGCGCTTCGTCGATCCCTCGCTGACCCGGCGGATGAGCGAGTATGTGGTGCTGCAATGTCTCCATCATGCCCGCCGCATGCCGGACTATGCCCGTCTGAAGGCCGAGAAAGACTGGCAACCGCTGCCGCCTGCCGAAGCCGGAGACTTCACCGTCGGCATCATGGGGCTCGGCGTCCTGGGGCAGGACGCCGCGGCGAAGCTGAAGATCATGGGCTTCAACGTGATCGGCTGGTCGCGGAGAAAGAAGGAAATCGATGGCGTTGAGTGTTTCGATGCCAGAGGCCTCGATGACTTTCTGTCCGGAACCGACATTCTGGTCGGCCTCCTGCCGCTGACCGATGAGACGGCCGGCATCTTCAGTCGCGCGCTGTTTGAAAAGCTCCGCCGTTCCGGTCCGCTTGGGAGCCCCGTCTTGATCAATGCCGGGCGCGGCGGTTCGCAGGTCGAGGCCGATCTTCTCGCCGCGCTGGATGAGGGCGTCCTCCACGGCGCATCGCTCGATGTGTTCGAAACCGAGCCGCTGCCCGCGACAAGTCCGCTCTGGGCGCATGAGCGGGTCGTCGTCACGCCGCATGTGGCCTCCGATACCGATGTCAGGGCGCTGTTTGCCCATGTGGAACGCCAGATCGCCCGTTTCGAGGCGGGCGAGCCGCTGCAGCATGTGGTCAACCGCGCCGCCGGCTACTGA
- a CDS encoding extracellular solute-binding protein, producing MWKTISVAAWVIAGASGLAPAAFSQESGGEWQHASALTGTPKYRPDFSHFDYVNPDAPKGGELKYYATGTFDSLNPIPYGGSKAAGLSLVFETLMTPAEDEIDAQYGLLAEGFRVPEDLSFVTYRLNPEARFSDGEPVTAEDVVFSFERLKELNAMYANYYRHVVSAEVTGEREVTFSFDETGNRELPQIVGQLMVLPKHWFEDGRDVSASTLDKIVGSGPYEIAEVNPGSSITYRLRDDYWGRDLPVNVGRNNFGSVNFLYFADLDVAFEAFRAGTFDFWVETRAKRWATGYNFPAVKDGQVKREAVPNPLRKTGIMQALVPNNRRAPFDDERVREALIYAFDFETINKNQLSDAYSRNNSYWFGTDLASSGLPQGEELQILESVRDLVPPEVFNTASKLPVGGTEAESRANLQKAFQLLKEAGFERRGSQMVNAETGEPFSFEILLDNPSLQVVVLPYVENLRKLGIDASVRVVDTSQYQNRVNDFDYDMIWELWAQSLSPGNEQFNYWGSRSVDQPGSENYAGVSDPGVDALIGKIVFADDRDTLVAATKALDRVLLAHDFVIPLYYSKDYRIAYWNTIAHPGFPEYGLDFPAAWWSTEAK from the coding sequence ATGTGGAAAACGATCTCGGTTGCTGCCTGGGTTATCGCAGGCGCGTCCGGCCTGGCGCCGGCGGCATTTTCTCAGGAAAGCGGCGGTGAATGGCAACATGCCTCGGCGTTGACCGGAACGCCGAAATACCGTCCGGATTTCTCCCATTTCGATTATGTCAATCCGGATGCGCCGAAGGGCGGCGAACTCAAATACTATGCCACCGGCACCTTTGATTCGCTCAATCCCATACCCTATGGCGGCTCGAAAGCCGCCGGCCTCAGCCTTGTCTTCGAGACCCTGATGACGCCGGCTGAAGATGAGATCGATGCCCAATACGGCCTGCTCGCCGAGGGTTTCCGCGTTCCGGAGGATCTTTCCTTCGTCACCTACAGGCTCAATCCCGAGGCCCGTTTTTCCGATGGGGAGCCGGTGACGGCCGAGGACGTGGTGTTTTCCTTCGAACGGCTGAAGGAACTCAATGCGATGTATGCCAATTACTACCGCCACGTGGTCAGCGCGGAAGTGACGGGCGAGCGCGAGGTGACCTTCAGCTTCGACGAAACGGGAAACCGGGAACTGCCGCAGATCGTCGGACAGCTGATGGTGCTGCCGAAACACTGGTTCGAGGACGGCCGCGACGTTTCCGCAAGCACGCTCGACAAGATCGTCGGATCCGGGCCCTACGAGATCGCGGAGGTCAATCCCGGCTCCTCGATCACCTATCGTCTTCGGGACGATTACTGGGGCCGGGACCTGCCGGTCAATGTCGGCCGCAACAATTTCGGTTCCGTGAACTTTCTCTATTTCGCCGATCTCGATGTCGCCTTCGAGGCGTTTCGCGCCGGCACCTTCGATTTCTGGGTGGAGACGCGGGCCAAGCGCTGGGCGACGGGCTATAATTTCCCGGCGGTCAAGGACGGCCAGGTCAAGCGCGAGGCGGTGCCCAATCCCCTGCGCAAGACCGGCATCATGCAGGCGCTGGTGCCCAACAACCGCCGCGCGCCCTTTGATGACGAGAGGGTGCGCGAGGCGCTGATCTACGCCTTCGATTTCGAGACCATCAACAAGAATCAGTTGAGCGATGCCTATTCGCGCAATAACAGTTACTGGTTCGGAACCGATCTCGCCTCTTCCGGCCTGCCGCAGGGCGAAGAGCTTCAGATTCTGGAGAGCGTGCGCGATCTGGTGCCGCCGGAAGTGTTCAATACCGCCAGCAAGCTGCCCGTCGGCGGCACGGAGGCCGAATCGCGGGCCAATCTGCAGAAGGCCTTCCAGCTTTTGAAAGAGGCCGGTTTCGAGCGCCGCGGCAGCCAGATGGTCAATGCCGAGACCGGCGAGCCGTTCTCCTTCGAGATCCTGCTCGACAATCCTTCGCTTCAGGTCGTCGTGCTCCCCTATGTCGAGAACCTGCGCAAACTCGGCATCGATGCATCCGTCCGCGTGGTCGACACATCTCAGTACCAGAACCGGGTCAATGATTTCGACTATGACATGATCTGGGAATTATGGGCTCAGTCCCTGAGCCCCGGCAACGAGCAGTTCAATTACTGGGGGTCACGCTCCGTGGATCAGCCGGGTTCGGAAAACTATGCCGGTGTTTCGGACCCCGGCGTCGACGCGCTGATCGGGAAGATCGTGTTCGCCGATGACCGGGATACGCTGGTGGCCGCCACCAAGGCGCTCGACCGCGTTCTTCTGGCCCATGATTTCGTCATCCCGCTTTATTATTCCAAGGACTACCGCATCGCCTACTGGAACACGATCGCGCATCCCGGTTTTCCCGAATACGGCCTTGATTTCCCGGCCGCCTGGTGGTCGACGGAGGCTAAATGA
- a CDS encoding ABC transporter permease, with protein sequence MSDLTSEDMAKRPKTGWLSPMNARRWKNFKANRRGYWSLWIFLFLFIISLFAEFVANDKPIIASYQGEILLPVLVDYPEEKFGGFLAVTDYRSDFIQDEIEANGWMIWPPIRYSYRTINSNVPYSAPTPPFWLMSKEERCAGYPEGANDPGCNLGNMDWLGTDDLARDVLARVIYGFRISVLFGLLLTGFSAVIGVSAGAVQGYFGGWVDLLMQRFIEIWSSLPTLYILLIIAAILPPGFFVLLGVMLVFSWVSFVAVVRAEFLRARNFEYVRAARALGVGNGTIMFRHLLPNAMVATLTFVPFILSGAIVTLTSLDFLGFGMPPGSPSLGELVNQGKSNLQAPWLGITAFFTLSIMLSLLVFVGEAVRDAFDPRKTFQ encoded by the coding sequence ATGAGCGATCTCACATCCGAAGACATGGCAAAACGCCCGAAGACCGGCTGGCTTTCGCCGATGAACGCGCGACGGTGGAAGAATTTCAAGGCCAACCGGCGCGGTTACTGGTCGTTGTGGATCTTCCTGTTCCTTTTCATCATCAGCCTGTTCGCCGAATTCGTCGCCAACGACAAGCCGATCATCGCCTCCTACCAGGGTGAGATCCTGTTGCCCGTGCTCGTCGATTATCCGGAGGAGAAGTTCGGCGGTTTTCTCGCGGTCACTGATTATCGCTCCGATTTCATCCAGGACGAGATCGAGGCCAATGGCTGGATGATCTGGCCGCCGATCCGCTATTCCTATCGCACCATCAATTCCAACGTGCCCTATTCGGCGCCAACCCCGCCCTTCTGGCTGATGAGCAAGGAGGAACGCTGCGCCGGCTACCCCGAGGGCGCCAACGACCCGGGCTGCAATCTCGGCAACATGGACTGGCTCGGAACCGACGACCTTGCCCGCGACGTGCTCGCCCGGGTGATCTACGGCTTCCGCATCTCGGTGCTGTTCGGCCTGCTGCTCACCGGCTTTTCCGCCGTTATCGGCGTGTCGGCCGGCGCCGTGCAGGGTTATTTCGGCGGCTGGGTCGACCTTCTGATGCAGCGCTTCATCGAAATCTGGTCGTCGCTGCCAACGCTCTACATCCTGCTGATCATCGCGGCGATCCTTCCGCCCGGCTTCTTCGTGCTGCTCGGCGTCATGCTGGTGTTCTCATGGGTCAGCTTCGTTGCCGTCGTCAGGGCCGAGTTCCTCAGGGCGCGCAATTTCGAATATGTGCGGGCGGCGCGCGCGCTCGGCGTCGGCAATGGCACCATCATGTTCCGCCATCTTCTGCCCAATGCCATGGTCGCCACGCTCACCTTCGTGCCCTTCATCCTGTCGGGCGCGATCGTGACGCTGACCTCGCTTGATTTCTTAGGGTTTGGCATGCCGCCGGGCTCGCCCTCGCTCGGCGAACTGGTGAACCAGGGCAAGAGCAATCTGCAGGCGCCGTGGCTTGGCATCACCGCCTTCTTCACGCTGTCGATCATGCTGTCGCTACTGGTCTTCGTCGGCGAGGCGGTGCGCGATGCGTTTGACCCGAGGAAGACCTTCCAATGA
- the pncB gene encoding nicotinate phosphoribosyltransferase, with amino-acid sequence MPKTDIATRVYDHSWKLDPIIRSLLDTDFYKLLMLQMIWKLYPDVNATFSLINRTTSVRLAEEIDEGELREQLDHARGIRLTKKEMIWLAGNSFYGRSQIFEPEFLTWLANFRLPEYELTKRDGQYQLDFHGPWMETTMWEIPALCIINELRSRATMKDLGLFTIDVTYARAKAKMWAKVERLAALEGLRISDFGTRRRHSFLWQRWCVEALKEGIGQAFTGTSNVLLAMDTDLEAVGTNAHELPMVAAALAETDEALAAAPYKVMQDWNKLYGGNLLIALPDAYGTTAFLRNAPEWVADWTGFRPDSAPPIEGGEKIIDWWKKMGRDPREKILIFSDGLDVDAIIEAYKHFQGRVRMSFGWGTNLTNDFIGCAPHRVGGLKPISIVCKVSDANGRPAVKLSDNPQKATGDPKEVERYLKFFGSEDMHEQPVLV; translated from the coding sequence ATGCCGAAGACCGATATTGCAACGCGGGTCTACGACCATAGCTGGAAGCTCGACCCGATCATCCGCAGCCTGCTGGATACCGACTTCTACAAGCTCCTGATGCTGCAGATGATCTGGAAACTCTATCCGGACGTCAACGCGACCTTTTCGCTGATCAATCGAACGACCTCGGTGCGCCTTGCCGAGGAGATCGACGAAGGGGAGTTGCGCGAGCAGCTTGACCACGCGCGCGGGATCAGGCTTACGAAGAAAGAGATGATCTGGCTCGCGGGCAACAGCTTTTACGGTCGCTCGCAGATTTTCGAGCCGGAGTTCCTCACCTGGCTCGCCAATTTCCGCCTGCCCGAATATGAACTGACCAAGCGCGACGGCCAGTATCAGCTCGATTTTCACGGTCCCTGGATGGAAACCACGATGTGGGAAATCCCGGCGCTGTGCATCATCAACGAGTTGCGCTCGCGCGCAACGATGAAGGATCTCGGCCTCTTCACCATCGATGTCACCTATGCCCGCGCGAAAGCCAAGATGTGGGCGAAAGTGGAAAGGCTGGCCGCGCTCGAAGGGCTTCGGATCTCCGATTTCGGCACGCGGCGGCGGCATTCCTTCCTGTGGCAGCGCTGGTGCGTGGAGGCGTTGAAGGAAGGGATCGGCCAGGCCTTTACCGGCACCTCCAACGTGCTTCTGGCCATGGATACCGATCTGGAGGCCGTCGGCACCAATGCGCACGAGCTTCCTATGGTTGCCGCAGCCCTTGCCGAGACCGACGAGGCGCTCGCGGCCGCGCCCTACAAGGTGATGCAGGACTGGAACAAGCTTTACGGCGGCAATCTCCTGATCGCGCTGCCGGATGCCTATGGCACAACGGCTTTCCTGCGCAATGCACCGGAATGGGTCGCCGATTGGACGGGGTTCCGGCCAGACAGCGCGCCGCCGATCGAGGGCGGGGAGAAGATCATCGACTGGTGGAAGAAGATGGGTCGCGACCCGCGCGAGAAGATCCTGATCTTTTCCGACGGGCTCGACGTGGATGCGATCATCGAGGCCTACAAGCATTTCCAGGGCAGGGTGCGCATGAGCTTCGGTTGGGGCACCAACCTCACCAATGATTTCATCGGCTGCGCGCCGCACCGCGTCGGCGGGCTGAAGCCGATCTCGATCGTCTGCAAGGTCTCCGACGCCAACGGCCGTCCGGCGGTCAAGCTTTCCGACAATCCGCAAAAGGCGACCGGCGACCCGAAGGAAGTCGAGCGTTACCTGAAGTTTTTCGGCTCGGAAGACATGCACGAGCAGCCGGTCCTGGTCTGA
- a CDS encoding microcin C ABC transporter permease YejB, which yields MGSYILRRLLLMIPTLVGIMTISFIIVQFAPGGPVEQVIAELNGQGGGAESRISGGSDAGMAMDGFDSASSSNYRGAQGLDPELIADLEAQFGFDKPPLTRFLLMMRDYLTFDFGDSFFRNSSVIDLIIDKLPVSISLGIWVLLLSYGVSIPLGIRKAVRDGSRFDVWTSGIIVIGFAVPGFLLGILLIILFAGGSFFDWFPLRGLVSDNFSELPWWQKPIDYFWHLTLPLIALSVSSFATTTLLTKNSFIDEIGKQYVITARAKGLSERKVLYGHVFRNAMLIVIAGFPGSFILAFFTGSLLIENVFSLDGLGRLGYLSLVNRDYPVVFATLYIFSLLGLFIGLVSDLIYTWIDPRIDFEKRDV from the coding sequence ATGGGCTCCTATATCCTTCGCCGCCTGCTGCTGATGATCCCGACGCTGGTCGGCATCATGACGATTTCCTTCATCATCGTGCAGTTTGCCCCCGGCGGCCCGGTGGAACAGGTGATCGCGGAGCTGAACGGCCAGGGCGGCGGCGCGGAAAGCCGCATCTCCGGCGGTTCGGACGCCGGCATGGCGATGGACGGGTTCGACAGCGCCTCGTCATCGAACTACCGTGGCGCCCAGGGGCTCGATCCGGAACTGATCGCCGATCTTGAGGCCCAGTTCGGCTTCGACAAGCCGCCTCTGACGCGCTTTCTCTTGATGATGCGCGACTATCTGACCTTCGATTTCGGCGACAGCTTCTTCCGCAATTCTTCCGTCATCGACCTCATCATCGACAAGCTGCCGGTGTCGATCTCGCTGGGCATATGGGTCTTGCTGCTGTCTTACGGCGTCTCCATTCCGCTCGGCATCCGCAAGGCGGTGAGGGACGGTTCGCGTTTCGACGTCTGGACCTCGGGCATCATCGTCATCGGCTTTGCCGTTCCGGGCTTCCTGCTCGGCATCCTGCTGATCATCCTGTTTGCCGGCGGCTCCTTTTTCGACTGGTTTCCGCTGCGCGGCCTCGTCTCGGATAATTTCTCCGAACTGCCCTGGTGGCAGAAGCCGATCGACTATTTCTGGCACCTGACCCTGCCGCTGATCGCGCTTTCGGTCTCCTCCTTCGCCACGACGACGCTTCTGACGAAGAATTCCTTCATCGACGAGATCGGCAAGCAATATGTGATCACCGCCCGCGCCAAGGGGCTTTCGGAGAGAAAGGTGCTCTACGGCCACGTGTTCCGCAACGCGATGCTGATCGTGATTGCCGGCTTTCCCGGTTCGTTCATCCTCGCCTTTTTCACAGGTTCGCTTCTGATCGAGAATGTGTTCTCGCTCGACGGGCTCGGCCGCCTCGGCTATCTCTCGCTGGTCAATCGGGACTATCCGGTGGTCTTTGCCACGCTCTACATTTTCTCACTTCTCGGGCTGTTCATCGGCCTTGTTTCAGACCTGATCTACACCTGGATCGATCCGCGCATCGACTTCGAAAAGAGGGATGTGTGA
- the mepA gene encoding penicillin-insensitive murein endopeptidase codes for MHWMKAFAAALALAASAPLAAAQDFPPPAKILFASETAPSAGPPQSFGFYTKGCIAGAEALPIDGPNWQAMRLSRNRRFGHPDTIALIERLASDAAQYDGWPGLLVGDISQPRGGPMLSGHASHQVGLDADIWLNPMPDRRLSLREREDISAESVLKNDGTLFVDPEKFTPAHARLIMRAASYPEVQRIFVHPGIKKAICDGWTGDRSNLAKVRPYYGHHYHFHIRLFCRDGSPECKAQNAVDMKDDGCGDHLDWWLSDEPWAPAEPAPPAKKPEQPAPKPTRPAYTILSDLPAACAGVLEAPAPSPLPAAALTPNIPLPPLAPWPEIGPVPQPRPAG; via the coding sequence ATGCATTGGATGAAGGCATTTGCCGCCGCCCTGGCGCTTGCGGCGTCGGCCCCTTTGGCCGCGGCCCAGGATTTTCCGCCGCCTGCGAAAATCCTGTTCGCCTCCGAAACCGCGCCGAGCGCCGGTCCGCCGCAATCCTTCGGTTTTTACACGAAAGGCTGCATCGCCGGGGCCGAGGCGCTGCCGATCGACGGGCCGAACTGGCAGGCGATGCGGCTTTCGCGCAACCGCCGATTCGGCCATCCCGACACGATCGCGCTGATTGAAAGGCTGGCAAGCGATGCCGCTCAATATGACGGCTGGCCCGGGCTTCTGGTCGGCGACATCTCGCAGCCGCGCGGCGGGCCGATGCTGTCGGGCCACGCCTCCCATCAGGTCGGGCTCGACGCCGATATCTGGCTGAACCCGATGCCCGACAGGCGTCTCAGCCTGCGCGAGCGAGAAGACATTTCCGCCGAATCGGTCCTGAAGAACGACGGAACGCTGTTCGTCGATCCTGAAAAGTTCACGCCCGCCCACGCCCGGCTGATCATGCGGGCGGCAAGCTATCCGGAAGTCCAGCGCATCTTCGTCCACCCGGGCATCAAGAAGGCAATCTGCGACGGCTGGACCGGCGACCGCTCGAATCTGGCCAAGGTGCGGCCCTATTACGGCCATCACTACCACTTCCACATCCGCCTGTTCTGCCGCGACGGCTCGCCCGAGTGCAAGGCGCAAAACGCCGTCGACATGAAGGACGACGGATGCGGCGATCATCTGGACTGGTGGCTTTCCGACGAACCCTGGGCGCCGGCGGAACCCGCCCCGCCGGCAAAGAAGCCGGAACAACCGGCGCCGAAGCCGACGCGGCCCGCCTACACCATTCTCTCCGACCTGCCGGCGGCCTGCGCCGGCGTACTGGAAGCGCCTGCTCCCTCGCCCCTGCCGGCCGCCGCCCTCACGCCGAACATCCCGCTGCCGCCGTTGGCGCCCTGGCCGGAGATCGGACCGGTTCCGCAACCGCGCCCGGCGGGATGA